The window GGCCTGACTCAGCTCGGCGGCAACCGCCTGGAGCTTCTCTCGCGCGGGTTCGACTCCTGGGTCCACACCCAAGGTCTAGCCTCCCCACCTCACGAGGTCACGCGCGCCAATCTCCGTCGAGGCCTCGATTCAGCGCGAATGCGGCGCTGATCAGACCGAGGTGCGTGAAGGCCTGCGGCGTGTTGCCGAGGTGCTCGCCGGAGGGACCGAGCTCTTCGGAGAAGATGCCGAGGTGGTTCGCGTACCCGAGCATCTTTTCGAAGAGGAGCCGCGCGCGGTCGAGCTGCCCGGAGCGCGCCAAGCACTCGACGTACCAGAAGGAGCACATGTTGAAGGTGCCCTCCTCCCCTTCCAGGCCGTCCGAGGCGCCGTGCCCGACTCTATACCGGTAGACGAGAGAGTCATCGACCAGCTCGTTGCCGACCGCCTCGAGCGTCGAGAGCCAACGGGGGTCGTTGGGCGAGATGAAGCGGACCATCGGCATCAACAAGCAGGCGGCGTCCAGCGTCTCGGCCCCTTTGTACTGGACGAAGGCCTGCTTCTTCTCACTCCAGAAGTTGGTCAGGATTTCCTCGTAGATCTCGTCGCGCACCTTGCGCCACCGCGCAATCGGCGCCGGCAGGGAACGCCGATCCGCAAGACGCAATCCCCGGTCCACGGCCACCCAGCAGAGGAGCCGCGAGTACAGGAACTCACGCTGACCGCCGCGCACCTCCCAGATGCCCTCGTCCTCCCGACGCCAGTTCTTGCAAACCCAGTCGATGAGACGGACGAGGTTCCTCCAGAGGTCGATCGAAATCGGCGAACCGTACTTGTCGTACAAGTACACCGAGTCCATCAGTTCCCCGTAGATGTCGAGCTGCAACTGATCGTACGCCGCGTTCCCGATCCGGATCGGCTTCGACTTCTCGTAGCCTTCCAGATGGTCGAGTTCCTGCTCGGGTAGTTCGTGGCGGCCGTCGATGCCGTACATGATCTGCAGGGAGCCGTCGGGCCCCAGTTCGTTGCAGCGCGCCTCGATCCAGCCCATGAAGCCGCGCGCCTCCTCCGTGTAACCGAGACGCAGAAGCGCATAGAGGGTGAACGACGAGTCGCGAATCCACGCGAAGCGATAGTCCCAGTTGCGCTCGCCGCCGATCCCTTCCGGCAAACCAAAGGTCGCCGCGGCGACGAGCGAGCCGTGCTTGCGCGACGTGAGGAGCTTGAGCGTGAGCGCCGAGCGCTGAACCGTCTCGCGCCACCGGCCGGTGTAGTTCGAATGCTGCGACCACGAGTGCCAGAACTTCACGGTCTCGTCGAAAGCGAGCTTGCACCAGTCGCCGAGATGCTTCCCCACTTCCTGCTCGGCTGCGGCGTTCTCGAGATAGAAGTCCACGTGCTCACCCGCATGAAGCTCGAAGTCGGCGATCACGTCCCCGTCGCGCAGGCTGAGCTCCTGCGTGCTTCGAAGCCGCACTACGGTTTTGTCTTCACCCGTCGATCGGAAGAGGACCGCGTCCTTGCGCCGATGCGCGGTATGCTTCGAGCGTCCGTAGTCGAAGCGCGGTGCGCATTCCGCCTGGAACCGAACGACACCGCGGACCGTGCGAACGCGGCGCACGATTGCACTTCGATGTTCGTCGGCTGAGATCGGCATGAAGTCGATGATCTCGGCGACGCCCGTGGAGGCGAGGAACCTCGTCATGAGCACGTTGGTGTCGGGGAGGTACATCTGAGTGCGCTTCGCGTGCCCCAGATGCGGCGTGATGCGGAACCGCCCCCCCTTCTCTGAATCCAGCATCGCCGCGAAGATCGTCGGGGAGTCGAACTCCGGGAACGAAAGGAAGTCGATCGATCCGTCGAGCCCGACCAGCGCGACCGTCTCCAGATTGCCGATAATCCCGTAGTTCTCGATCGGCTGATAGCTCACAACGCAACCCCCTCAGACACCTGCATCTGTCTTGTATGCCCGGGGTGAGGAGAGAAAGAAAGCCGTTCGACCGATCGGACCCTTCCCTCAGAGCCCCGAGACGGCGTAAGACGGCGTTACCATGGCACTGGAAGTCACCAAGGCGAACCAAGCCTGCGGCGCGGATGTCCGCGGCGTCGACCTCACGAAGCCTCTCAGCGCAGGAGACGTCGTCGCCATACGCACGGCATGGCTCGAGAATCACGTCCTGGCGTTTCCCGATCAGCCCATGACGGACGACGACCTCGAGCGGTTCACACTCTATTTCGGTCCGTTCGGAGCGGATCCGTTCATCGCGCCGATCGCCGGACGTGAGCACATCATCGCCGTGCACCGCGCAGCCGACGAGACCGCGTCAATCTTCGCTGAGGCCTGGCACACCGACTGGAGCTTCCAGGTGAACCCGCCGGCCGGGACGTGCTTGTTCGGGATCACGATCCCGAAGGCGGGCGGTGACACGCTGTTCGCCAACCAGCACAAGGCGCTGGACGAGATGCCGGGAGAGCTACGGAGACGACTCACCGGGAAGAAGGCGGTTCACTCGGCCGGCGTCGCCTACGGACGCGGGGGCATCTACGGCGAAAGCGATCAGCAGTCCGAGCGCGCGATGGAGATTCTTTACTCCGACGAGGCGGACGAGGCTCACAGTCACCCGCTCATCCGGAAGCACCCCGAGACCGGGCGCGAGGGCATCTTCGGCTGCCTTGGATACATCCGCGGGATCGAGGGCATGGAACACGAAGAGGCGATGGCCCTCCTGATGGAACTGTACCAGTGGCAGGGTCGGCCCGAGTTCCAATACCGCCACACGTGGGAACCGGACATGCTCGTCCTGTGGGACAACCGCTCGGTCCTCCACATGGCGACCGCTGGCTACGACGGCCACGAACGACTCCTCCACCGCACGACCATCGGCAATACGGCGGGGTTTGCAGAGGGTGGTCCTCCTCGCGCAGGGTAACGGCATGATCGACGATCCTGGATTTCTGGACCGACTTTCAAAGTTGGGGCCGGCGTTGCTCGGTGGGCTCGATGCGCTCGAGACCGCGCGGCGGCACCTGCACCCCCAGCGGTTCGATGAGATTCGGGCGGCGCTCGGACCATGGCATGAGAAGCTGACCGGGGCGCTCGAAGTGTTCGAGGGGACGGAGACGCCCGAGGAGGCCCGCCCGTTCGCCGAGCAGATCACGAAGTCCGCACATGCCGCGGAGAAGGCGCTGGCCGGGTTTCTCGAGCCGGTATCCGGGCCCCAGGAAATCCTCCGTGCGATGCACCTGCACTGCCAGGCGCAGCAGTTCCTGTACCCGCTTCGCAAGGTCCTGCCGCCGGTGAGTCGGTTCTTCGTCGAACCGGCGTTTCGCGATCGGCTCGTAGAGATCGACCCGGAGCCCGCGGAAGGATTACAGGTAGGCCTTCATCGCGCCGGCGGGGTTCCACCGCAACGCGGTGGCTTCGCCCTCTACGTGCCCGAGAGCTACGACGGAACGCAGGACTGGCCGCTCGTCGTCGCCCTCCACGGGGGCAGCGGCGACGGCGCCGACTTCCTGTGGACGTGGCTCGCAGAAGCCCGTGGGCGGCGCTTCCTGCTGCTCGCGCCGACGGCACGGGGCGACACCTGGTCGATGATGGGTCCCGATGTCGACGCCCCCGCGTTGTGCTCGATGGTCGACTACATCCAGAACAACTGGAAGGTCGACGCCTCCCACATTCTGCTGACCGGCTTGTCGGACGGCGCGACCTACAGCCTACTCCTCGGCCTGCAGGAAGGGTCGCCGTTCACCGCACTGGCGCCGGTCTCCGGAGTGCTCCATCCCGCAAACATGGAGAACGGCAACATCGGCCGCGCGAAGGGAAAGCGCATCTACCTGGTGCACGGCACACTCGACTGGCTCTTCCCCGTCATGATCGCGCACAGAACGCGCGACGCGCTTGAAGAGGCCGGCGCCGAACTCGTCTTTCGCGAGATCGAAGACCTGTCGCACACCTACCCACGCGAGGAGAACGACAAGATCCTCACGTGGTTCGACCCGAGCCTGGCGCTCCCCGCCGTCGAGGTCGAGGCCGACTAGCCCGCGACCTCCCACCAGAGGCAGGCGATCGCGAATCCGACGTAGACGGCACCCGCGATGCCGGTCATCACCGTGCAAACAAGGCCCGGTCGGGCCGCGCGCGGCAGGTAGCGCAGGTTGATGTAGAGTGTCACCGGCACGTAGATCGCCATCGCGAAGCCGCCCATGTAGGCCGCGTTGAAGAGGAAGCCGAGCTCGCTCACGCCGGCATTCTCCATCACGTAGGTGATCGCGCACCCCGCCACGATCCACACGCTCGCCACGACGAGGTACCACCAGTTCACGCTACGCGCGCGGGCCGCTTCGAAGTTCGTGTGCACGATGTCGGCGACGCTGCGGGCAACGCCGTCCAGTACCGCCAACTGCGTGCTGAACAGCGTGGCCAGTCCCACCAGGAGGAAGATCATGCGCCCGGTGGGGCCCCACACGCCCTCGAGGATTGCGGCTTCGTCCCAGATGAGCGACCCCGCCGCCGGTACGACGCCCTGCGGATGTAGGACCGCGAGCGCGCCGAAAATGAAGAGGAGAATCGTGACGGTGTTCAGGCCCCAGAAGAACAAAATCTGGTCCTGCTTGATGTAGGTCCACCACGACTGGAACCGCTTCGTGTTCTGCTCGGTGTCCTCGAACGTGAAGCCGGTCGAGGCGATCGCTTCGGTGCGTCCGCGCAACGGGTTCTGAAGCGTTGGCACGTGTGCGCCCATGCCGATCCCTTTATCGCGGAGGTAGAACGAGTAGAACAGATTCGCCGTTCCCCCGGCGCCGGCGAAGACGATCGCGATAAACAGAGCCTTCACGGACATGCCGGGCGCGCGGTAGCCGACGTTGAGGATTCCCGCGCCGAGTTCCTGCCAGGCCGTCTGCGTGCCGACGGCGATCGCCACGATGACGAGGCCGAGCGTCACGATGACAACGAGAACCTCGACCGTTCGCTCGACGGCCAGGTACGCGACCTTCGGCCCGAAGAGAATCGCAGCCGCCGCGCCAAACGTCACGACAGTCCAGAACGTGTCGGAGCCGAATCCTTGCGGTCCCACGAGGATCGCCTTCAACGCGAGCCCCGACGCCCGAGCCCACCCCGGCGCGAGCCACGCGAGCACCGTGAGCAGAATGAACAGCGGACCGAACCCGCGCCATACGCGCGCAAAGCCCGTGTAGATCGTCTCCCCGGTCGCCACGGTCCATCGCGCGACCTCGAGGTTCACCCACATCTGCAGGAAGATCCCGAGGACCGCGGCCCACACCATCGAGCCCCCGTACTCGGCAACGATCCGGGGCCAGATGACGATCTCTCCGGCACCGATGGACAGGCCCACGAGAATCGCGCCGGGCCCAGCCATCCGCCAGAAGGAGAGCTTCCGCTCAGGAAGGTCCCGCGTTTCCGGATCGTCGAGGCGCGTGAACAGAGTCCGCCCGCAATAGCGCGACCCGGGCCCCGATTTCAACGGAGGTCGATTCCTCGCAATGGCGGATGGTCGACGCCCGCTACGGTGCCGGAATGATTTCCTGGAGCGGCCGGAGCCTCTCGAGGAGGAAGAAACTCGGCGTCCCCATCCGAATCCCCGCCAGGTCGACATACGACCAACCGAGGAGATGCTCCACGCTTCCCTCTTCCAGCGCCACGATCGGATCGCGGATCAACCCGGTGGGGTCGAGCCCGGGGTTCCCCCCGAGCCCGTAGTCCAGCATGAGCCCTCTGCGGATCGGGTACGGGATCACGTACCGGTCGAGAGACTCGACCCGGTAGTGCCCGAAGCGGATCGGTGCCCCATCCTTCTGCATCGCCTCGATCGGCCCGTCGATCCCGTGCTGCTCGAGCCGCATGTTCCAGCCCCGCACGACACCCGTGTCGGGCTCGCGATGAAACGCCTTGAGAAACGTCTTCCAAGCGAGGCGATCGACGAACTCCGGCAGCCCGAGACTGATCCCGCGGTACTCCCAATCGGCGATCGCATCGACGTCGATCGGGTGGCCATCGACGAGACGGTCCATGAGACCGACCCGACGCGTCGCGAGAAGCTCGTCTCGAAGGCTCACGCGGGAACTCGCGCCGGCCCGAGATGGAACGTCCCGCGCCGCCACGCACGCCACGTGTCGGCGGGCGTCGTCGGCTGGCGCGCGCACCAGTCGAGGTACGCGAGGAACGAAATGTCCGGATCGCGCTGCTCGTCCGGAGGCAACTCGATCTCG of the Candidatus Binatia bacterium genome contains:
- a CDS encoding glycoside hydrolase family 15 protein, translating into MSYQPIENYGIIGNLETVALVGLDGSIDFLSFPEFDSPTIFAAMLDSEKGGRFRITPHLGHAKRTQMYLPDTNVLMTRFLASTGVAEIIDFMPISADEHRSAIVRRVRTVRGVVRFQAECAPRFDYGRSKHTAHRRKDAVLFRSTGEDKTVVRLRSTQELSLRDGDVIADFELHAGEHVDFYLENAAAEQEVGKHLGDWCKLAFDETVKFWHSWSQHSNYTGRWRETVQRSALTLKLLTSRKHGSLVAAATFGLPEGIGGERNWDYRFAWIRDSSFTLYALLRLGYTEEARGFMGWIEARCNELGPDGSLQIMYGIDGRHELPEQELDHLEGYEKSKPIRIGNAAYDQLQLDIYGELMDSVYLYDKYGSPISIDLWRNLVRLIDWVCKNWRREDEGIWEVRGGQREFLYSRLLCWVAVDRGLRLADRRSLPAPIARWRKVRDEIYEEILTNFWSEKKQAFVQYKGAETLDAACLLMPMVRFISPNDPRWLSTLEAVGNELVDDSLVYRYRVGHGASDGLEGEEGTFNMCSFWYVECLARSGQLDRARLLFEKMLGYANHLGIFSEELGPSGEHLGNTPQAFTHLGLISAAFALNRGLDGDWRA
- a CDS encoding phospholipase yields the protein MIDDPGFLDRLSKLGPALLGGLDALETARRHLHPQRFDEIRAALGPWHEKLTGALEVFEGTETPEEARPFAEQITKSAHAAEKALAGFLEPVSGPQEILRAMHLHCQAQQFLYPLRKVLPPVSRFFVEPAFRDRLVEIDPEPAEGLQVGLHRAGGVPPQRGGFALYVPESYDGTQDWPLVVALHGGSGDGADFLWTWLAEARGRRFLLLAPTARGDTWSMMGPDVDAPALCSMVDYIQNNWKVDASHILLTGLSDGATYSLLLGLQEGSPFTALAPVSGVLHPANMENGNIGRAKGKRIYLVHGTLDWLFPVMIAHRTRDALEEAGAELVFREIEDLSHTYPREENDKILTWFDPSLALPAVEVEAD
- a CDS encoding Nramp family divalent metal transporter, whose product is MKSGPGSRYCGRTLFTRLDDPETRDLPERKLSFWRMAGPGAILVGLSIGAGEIVIWPRIVAEYGGSMVWAAVLGIFLQMWVNLEVARWTVATGETIYTGFARVWRGFGPLFILLTVLAWLAPGWARASGLALKAILVGPQGFGSDTFWTVVTFGAAAAILFGPKVAYLAVERTVEVLVVIVTLGLVIVAIAVGTQTAWQELGAGILNVGYRAPGMSVKALFIAIVFAGAGGTANLFYSFYLRDKGIGMGAHVPTLQNPLRGRTEAIASTGFTFEDTEQNTKRFQSWWTYIKQDQILFFWGLNTVTILLFIFGALAVLHPQGVVPAAGSLIWDEAAILEGVWGPTGRMIFLLVGLATLFSTQLAVLDGVARSVADIVHTNFEAARARSVNWWYLVVASVWIVAGCAITYVMENAGVSELGFLFNAAYMGGFAMAIYVPVTLYINLRYLPRAARPGLVCTVMTGIAGAVYVGFAIACLWWEVAG
- a CDS encoding TauD/TfdA family dioxygenase yields the protein MALEVTKANQACGADVRGVDLTKPLSAGDVVAIRTAWLENHVLAFPDQPMTDDDLERFTLYFGPFGADPFIAPIAGREHIIAVHRAADETASIFAEAWHTDWSFQVNPPAGTCLFGITIPKAGGDTLFANQHKALDEMPGELRRRLTGKKAVHSAGVAYGRGGIYGESDQQSERAMEILYSDEADEAHSHPLIRKHPETGREGIFGCLGYIRGIEGMEHEEAMALLMELYQWQGRPEFQYRHTWEPDMLVLWDNRSVLHMATAGYDGHERLLHRTTIGNTAGFAEGGPPRAG